The following are encoded in a window of Castanea sativa cultivar Marrone di Chiusa Pesio chromosome 9, ASM4071231v1 genomic DNA:
- the LOC142609825 gene encoding dof zinc finger protein DOF3.5-like: MERGWKTNVEVSPNCPRCGSSNTKFCYYNNYSLTQPRYFCKGCRRYWTKGGSLRNVPVGGGCRKNRRASKSLRLSNDGVQSRSLAYGNLKNDPMGHSFKGNSMVESTTSSSMMPDGSHIDLALVYANFLNQKPDCKKDLELPELPAGDHHFNSTSDFSSVSNTNLNSSTHLENGFFGCHTSVSELPLENCVNTQMYLSSEQSIRHDTSNYGLPPLPGEAIASQEVLWPSSHQMMVNHAFQETQLPVLGPEALDPNSLISNWSPFDLSRDDTF; the protein is encoded by the coding sequence ATGGAGAGAGGGTGGAAAACAAACGTAGAGGTATCACCAAACTGTCCTCGGTGTGGTTCTTCCAACACAAAGTTTTGCTACTACAACAACTACAGCTTAACACAACCGAGGTACTTTTGCAAAGGCTGTAGAAGGTATTGGACTAAAGGTGGATCCCTCAGAAATGTACCTGTTGGTGGTGGCTGCCGAAAAAATAGAAGGGCTAGCAAGTCCTTAAGGCTATCCAATGATGGTGTTCAGTCAAGAAGTTTGGCTTATGGGAATCTCAAAAATGACCCAATGGGGCATTCATTCAAAGGGAATTCCATGGTTGAGTCCACTACTAGCTCATCAATGATGCCTGATGGTTCACATATCGACCTTGCACTTGTTTATGCCAACTTCTTGAATCAAAAGCCTGATTGCAAGAAAGACTTGGAGTTGCCGGAATTGCCTGCAGGTGATCATCATTTTAATTCAACTTCAGATTTTTCAAGTGTGTCAAATACAAACTTGAACTCAAGTACTCACCTAGAAAATGGTTTTTTTGGATGTCACACTAGTGTTTCTGAGCTGCCTTTGGAAAATTGTGTTAACACCCAGATGTATTTATCGAGTGAACAATCTATAAGGCACGACACAAGCAATTATGGGTTGCCACCATTGCCAGGTGAAGCAATAGCCTCCCAAGAAGTATTGTGGCCAAGTTCTCATCAAATGATGGTGAATCATGCATTTCAAGAAACGCAGCTGCCAGTGCTGGGACCAGAAGCGCTAGATCCAAATTCCTTGATTTCTAATTGGAGCCCATTCGATTTATCAAGGGATGATACTTTCTAA